From a single Paenibacillus sp. FSL W8-0426 genomic region:
- a CDS encoding ABC transporter permease, translated as MLDIRLLSKSKVFYFKLVLLPIAMIFNLGTLFGKSSLPSHSHQEASTGRVGTDSNIVFPVEWVSATNQTVDPMQYEAVAMTVLFSFLTAFELAHSLVRDKLNHTLGRIQSSPLPMIHYVAGKLLGITLAIVVQMVVVMFSSRLFFQVTWGHVPAVLCITALYGLCIGSVVLSCGFWAKDHASISSFSAPVLYGLGFLGGSFFNKDSFPYILKKIQEWTPNGRAIDAFLHVMQGKNWSALFWDMLILAGMAGLLLLMVLLSAGRKVK; from the coding sequence TTGCTGGATATCAGGCTTTTATCTAAATCGAAAGTGTTTTATTTCAAGCTTGTTTTGCTGCCCATTGCCATGATTTTTAATTTGGGCACTCTGTTCGGCAAATCCTCGCTCCCTTCCCATTCTCATCAAGAAGCTTCCACCGGACGGGTAGGCACGGATTCAAACATTGTTTTTCCTGTCGAATGGGTATCCGCCACAAACCAAACGGTTGACCCGATGCAATATGAGGCCGTAGCCATGACGGTACTGTTTTCCTTTCTCACGGCTTTCGAGCTCGCACACAGTCTGGTACGGGACAAACTGAATCACACACTGGGCCGCATTCAATCCTCGCCTTTGCCCATGATTCATTATGTCGCGGGAAAGCTTCTTGGCATTACTCTTGCCATTGTTGTTCAGATGGTAGTGGTTATGTTCAGCAGTCGTCTGTTTTTTCAGGTAACCTGGGGCCATGTTCCGGCGGTGCTCTGTATTACGGCCCTTTACGGGCTTTGCATTGGTTCGGTGGTCTTAAGCTGTGGTTTCTGGGCCAAAGATCATGCTTCCATTTCCAGTTTTTCCGCCCCCGTACTGTACGGGCTTGGTTTTTTGGGAGGCAGCTTTTTCAATAAAGACAGCTTCCCGTACATATTAAAAAAAATCCAGGAATGGACACCCAATGGGCGAGCCATCGATGCCTTCTTACACGTAATGCAAGGGAAGAATTGGTCGGCACTTTTCTGGGATATGCTCATACTGGCGGGAATGGCAGGCCTGTTGTTATTGATGGTCTTGCTCTCCGCGGGCAGGAAGGTGAAATGA
- a CDS encoding ABC transporter permease, whose protein sequence is MNMQLWLMVTKQMKLMLANRIALLALLAAPLLLTYLFAFARDEYPITIYIADQDQSGYSHQLTSMLKEDGSFNVLILPENIMHEKIMEQDTAAGIVIEQGFESGAGEGNVPSHIKLVLPKSSAHQNVGQFIGAKLEAFLLHQAEPDQRLLSYKKAINSSEGSVRSRLDGFLLMFLWFAVIQGFRTLMDERENGLQRRLLMVPVRFAKYLLSKVISAYLVGISIAFLVLIASTWFLDTTVWDHFGFDMAIWASYLLAITGLVMLLVPWIHSHQSFTVTGSVIMALAGILGGSFFPIEDSFPKWFRLISECVPGTWAMRALKDLSMGSYSLTSTLEVVGGLSGIGIVTIALSFLLMNYTLHKQKRNG, encoded by the coding sequence ATGAATATGCAGTTATGGCTTATGGTAACAAAACAAATGAAGTTGATGCTTGCGAATCGGATCGCCCTGTTGGCACTTTTGGCCGCCCCTCTCCTGCTCACGTATTTATTCGCGTTTGCCCGGGATGAATATCCGATTACGATCTATATCGCCGACCAAGACCAGAGCGGCTACTCTCACCAGTTGACCTCAATGCTTAAGGAGGACGGCAGCTTTAATGTCTTGATCCTGCCGGAAAACATTATGCATGAGAAAATCATGGAACAAGATACGGCTGCGGGCATCGTCATTGAGCAGGGGTTTGAATCAGGCGCTGGAGAAGGAAATGTTCCTTCACACATTAAATTGGTGCTGCCTAAGAGCAGTGCTCATCAAAACGTCGGACAATTTATCGGTGCAAAACTTGAAGCGTTCCTGCTCCATCAGGCGGAACCGGATCAACGCCTTCTTTCTTACAAAAAAGCGATAAATTCGTCGGAGGGATCGGTTCGTTCAAGGCTTGACGGATTCCTGCTGATGTTCCTGTGGTTTGCGGTGATCCAGGGATTCCGCACCTTGATGGATGAACGCGAGAACGGCCTTCAGCGCAGGCTGCTCATGGTGCCGGTACGCTTTGCCAAATACCTTCTGTCCAAGGTCATTTCGGCTTACCTGGTTGGCATTTCGATTGCCTTCCTTGTATTGATCGCCAGCACATGGTTTCTGGACACGACGGTATGGGATCATTTCGGATTTGACATGGCGATTTGGGCCTCTTACCTGCTGGCTATTACAGGGCTGGTGATGCTGCTTGTGCCCTGGATCCATTCCCACCAAAGTTTTACCGTAACCGGGTCTGTCATTATGGCTTTAGCCGGGATTTTGGGAGGGTCATTCTTCCCGATTGAGGACAGCTTCCCCAAATGGTTCAGGCTGATTTCCGAGTGCGTACCCGGTACATGGGCCATGAGGGCGTTGAAGGACCTAAGCATGGGGAGCTATTCCCTTACATCAACCCTCGAAGTGGTTGGCGGATTGAGCGGGATTGGAATTGTGACTATAGCGCTATCGTTCCTGCTGATGAATTATACACTGCACAAACAAAAACGGAACGGTTAA